A part of Dreissena polymorpha isolate Duluth1 chromosome 13, UMN_Dpol_1.0, whole genome shotgun sequence genomic DNA contains:
- the LOC127855150 gene encoding succinate dehydrogenase cytochrome b560 subunit, mitochondrial-like, whose protein sequence is MASALRLGLNNQQLFRRLACLQTCVVPCTSASTSAEKAGTKMDKYWKKNSQRNRPLSPHLSIYKYHIPMMLSISNRITASIVTGAFFAAPMIYLFGTKDFAGYYALLQSSGPLVQSGVTFAKLNLAFCFSFHFWASIRHFVWDTGKGYSTEQLYQTGYALLAATLLTTAGLMCL, encoded by the exons ATGGCATCGGCGTTGAG GCTTGGACTAAATAACCAACAGCTGTTTAGAAGGTTGGCGTGCCTTCAAACATG TGTGGTTCCCTGTACATCAGCATCCACATCAGCTGAGAAAGCTGGGACAAAGATGGACAAGTATTGGAAGAAAAACAGTCAAAGGAATAGACCACTTTCACCACATCTTAGTATATACAA ATATCATATCCCTATGATGTTGTCGATATCAAATAGAATCACGGCCAGTATCGTCACAGGAG CTTTCTTTGCTGCACCCATGATCTACCTGTTCGGCACAAAGGATTTTGCGGGTTATTATGCACTTCTACAGAGCTCTGGTCCATTAGTTCAGAGTGGGGTTACATTTGCCAAGCTGAACCTGGCTTTCTGCTTCAGTTTCCATTTCTGGGCCAGCATAAGACATTTT GTCTGGGACACAGGAAAGGGCTACTCGACTGAGCAGCTTTACCAGACCGGCTATGCCTTGCTAGCAGCTACACTTCTCACAACGGCTGGGCTTATGTGTCTGTAA